One Qipengyuania gaetbuli genomic region harbors:
- the rpsF gene encoding 30S ribosomal protein S6, producing MALYEHVFLARQDLSQAQVDQLAATATEIVEANNGKVTKTETWGLKNLAYKIDRNRKAHFVLLNIEGPGSVVAELERQTRINEDVIRYMTIAVDEHETGPSVMMRKNERDSKKRREREERD from the coding sequence ATGGCTCTCTACGAGCATGTCTTCTTGGCGCGACAGGACCTGAGCCAGGCTCAGGTAGACCAGCTCGCCGCCACGGCGACCGAAATCGTCGAAGCGAACAACGGTAAGGTCACCAAGACCGAGACCTGGGGTCTCAAGAACCTCGCCTACAAGATCGACCGTAACCGCAAGGCGCATTTCGTTCTGCTCAACATCGAGGGCCCCGGCTCCGTCGTTGCCGAACTCGAACGCCAGACCCGCATCAACGAAGACGTGATCCGTTACATGACGATCGCCGTCGACGAGCACGAAACCGGCCCGTCGGTCATGATGCGCAAGAACGAGCGCGACTCGAAGAAGCGCCGTGAACGTGAGGAGCGTGACTGA
- a CDS encoding DUF808 domain-containing protein, whose protein sequence is MPGGLVALLDDISVIARTAAASLDDVSVAASKAGTKAAGVVIDDAAVTPSYVTGLNPARELPIIWKITKGSLRNKLIFLLPGALLLSWFLPQAITYILMLGGSYLSFEGAEKVLEKLGGEKHGKTLDDAISDPVQFERERVNGAVRTDLILSAEIMAISLNEIATMTDSFWVRAAALAAVGIAITVIVYGAVALIVKMDDVGLHLAKRESSTAQNFGKFLLRAMPWLLAALSFIGTIAMLWVGGGIVLHGLHEIGIHGPSDWAHGIQHTVEAATGALSGFLGWLTYAVISALFGLMLGFVIVFVLHKVLGFGHGVGEGAEAH, encoded by the coding sequence GTGCCCGGCGGACTTGTAGCGCTTCTTGACGATATTTCGGTCATCGCCCGCACTGCGGCCGCATCGCTGGACGATGTCAGCGTCGCAGCGAGCAAGGCAGGCACCAAGGCTGCGGGCGTGGTCATCGACGATGCAGCGGTGACGCCGTCCTATGTCACGGGCCTCAATCCTGCGCGTGAGTTGCCGATCATCTGGAAGATCACCAAGGGAAGCCTGCGCAACAAGCTTATCTTCCTGCTTCCGGGCGCGCTTCTGCTCAGCTGGTTCCTGCCCCAGGCGATCACCTACATCCTCATGCTCGGCGGCAGTTACCTTTCGTTCGAGGGCGCGGAAAAGGTGCTGGAGAAACTGGGCGGCGAAAAGCACGGCAAGACGCTCGACGATGCGATTTCCGATCCGGTCCAGTTCGAGCGCGAGCGGGTGAACGGCGCCGTTCGCACCGATCTCATCCTGTCGGCTGAAATCATGGCCATCTCGCTCAACGAGATTGCCACCATGACCGACAGCTTCTGGGTGCGTGCCGCGGCGCTTGCGGCGGTCGGCATCGCTATCACGGTCATCGTTTACGGCGCCGTAGCCCTGATCGTGAAGATGGACGACGTCGGCCTGCATCTGGCGAAAAGGGAATCGAGCACCGCGCAGAACTTCGGCAAGTTCCTGCTCCGGGCGATGCCTTGGCTGCTGGCGGCGCTGTCGTTCATCGGCACCATCGCCATGCTATGGGTCGGCGGCGGGATCGTCCTTCACGGGCTGCATGAAATCGGCATCCACGGCCCGTCCGACTGGGCGCACGGGATCCAGCACACGGTCGAAGCCGCGACCGGAGCGCTTTCGGGCTTCCTCGGCTGGTTGACCTATGCAGTAATTTCGGCCCTGTTCGGGCTGATGCTCGGCTTCGTCATCGTCTTCGTGCTGCACAAGGTATTGGGCTTCGGCCACGGCGTGGGCGAAGGCGCCGAAGCGCACTGA
- a CDS encoding glutamate ligase domain-containing protein — protein sequence MTDFPSPEDLFARPFFFVGIGGSGMLPLAQILKGRGCSVAGSDRSHDQGRTPVKFAALERQGFALYPQDGSGIISGEQIVVASAAIEDTVPEIQRATELACLRLTRAELNSILFNTSGAGLAVAGTSGKSTVTGMLGWILEATGRAPTIMNGAVMKNFVSPDRPFASAVVGSQSLYVSEVDESDGSIALYRPAVGVLLNVSLDHKSMEELRQLFGDYLSRSRISVINADDPEALALLPHAKEVITFGIEQDKAQIGIVPDSIAEGPVRQAALVIDRHDGSQYPLRLEMPGRHNLANALAAIAAAAAAGVPVRDSVQALAGFKGLARRFDIVGTTHAAITVIDDFGHNPEKCAATLRTLKAHPGRVIAFFQPHGYGPLRQMGAELAQTFAAELGDDDLVILSDPVYFGGTVDRSEGSERIIALIGEAGGHAEHVPARKDVEDRLVSMARPGDRIVVMGARDDTLSEFAQRVFERLS from the coding sequence ATGACTGACTTCCCCAGCCCCGAAGACCTGTTTGCCCGCCCGTTCTTCTTCGTCGGGATCGGCGGATCGGGGATGCTACCGCTTGCGCAGATCCTGAAAGGGCGCGGTTGTAGTGTGGCGGGTTCCGACCGCAGCCACGACCAGGGGCGCACGCCGGTCAAATTCGCCGCGCTGGAACGGCAGGGCTTCGCACTCTACCCGCAGGACGGCAGCGGGATCATCTCGGGCGAGCAGATCGTCGTCGCCTCGGCCGCAATCGAGGACACGGTTCCGGAAATCCAGCGTGCCACGGAGCTCGCCTGCCTGCGGCTTACCCGGGCAGAGCTCAATTCGATCCTCTTCAACACCAGCGGCGCCGGCCTCGCCGTCGCTGGGACGAGCGGCAAGTCAACCGTCACCGGCATGCTCGGCTGGATCCTTGAGGCAACCGGACGCGCGCCGACCATCATGAACGGCGCCGTGATGAAGAACTTCGTCTCGCCCGATCGGCCTTTCGCCAGCGCGGTCGTGGGATCGCAGAGCCTCTATGTCAGCGAGGTGGACGAAAGCGACGGGTCCATCGCACTCTACCGCCCGGCAGTAGGCGTGCTGCTCAACGTCAGCCTCGATCACAAGAGCATGGAAGAATTGCGCCAGCTGTTCGGCGACTACCTCTCGCGCAGTCGCATTTCGGTGATCAATGCCGACGATCCCGAAGCGCTCGCCCTGCTGCCGCATGCAAAGGAAGTCATTACTTTCGGCATCGAGCAGGACAAGGCTCAGATCGGCATCGTCCCCGACAGCATCGCCGAAGGGCCGGTGCGCCAGGCGGCGCTGGTCATCGACCGGCACGACGGCAGCCAGTATCCTCTACGCCTCGAAATGCCCGGCCGGCACAACCTCGCCAATGCCCTCGCCGCAATTGCAGCTGCCGCCGCCGCCGGTGTTCCGGTGCGGGATTCGGTGCAGGCGCTCGCCGGTTTCAAGGGCCTTGCGCGCAGGTTCGACATCGTCGGCACCACACACGCAGCCATTACCGTGATCGACGATTTCGGGCACAATCCGGAAAAGTGCGCCGCCACCTTGCGAACGCTGAAAGCGCATCCGGGCCGCGTGATCGCCTTCTTCCAGCCGCACGGCTACGGCCCCTTGCGGCAGATGGGCGCCGAACTGGCCCAGACCTTCGCCGCCGAACTTGGTGACGACGACCTCGTGATCCTGTCCGACCCCGTCTATTTCGGCGGGACCGTCGACCGCAGCGAGGGGAGCGAGCGCATCATCGCACTGATCGGCGAAGCTGGCGGCCATGCCGAGCATGTCCCTGCCCGCAAGGATGTCGAGGACCGGCTGGTCAGCATGGCGCGCCCGGGCGACCGTATCGTGGTCATGGGCGCGCGCGACGATACGTTGAGCGAATTCGCCCAGCGGGTGTTCGAACGCCTTTCCTGA